TAGAGGCCGCCGAGCTCGGCGGCCGCAAGGTCTTCGAGTTTCATCATCCCGACGATGTGCGGCGCGCCGTGGCGGAGTACGAGGCCATGGTCGCGGCCCCCGGCAGTCAGACGACGGTCCGGCTTCGGGCCAGGCACAAAGACGGCTCCTGGCGGTGGATCGAGTCGATCCGCAAGAATCTGCTGCACGATCCCGCGGTCGGCGCGATCGTCGTTACCTGCCGCGATATCACCACCCGCCGCGCCGATGAGGCCCAGCGCGCGCGGCGGCAGCGGTACGCGGAGTTTCTCGAGCGGTTCACGATGGACTTCAGCCGCTACCGCGAGCCGGCGGCGCTGTTTTCGGAGATCGCGCGCCGGTGCACCGAATTGCTGGGCGAATGGTCCTCGATCGCAAGCATCGCGCCGGGCGAGCCCCATCTGCGGTTCGAGGCGGTCTGTCATTGGGACCCGCAGAAGGTGGCGCGCTTCCGGGAGGTCGTCGAGGCCTCGCCCCTGCGCGTCGACGACCCCACGATCCGAGCCGTCTTGGAGCAGCGCGGGCCGGTGGCGTTCGAGCGTGACGACCCGGCCGCGCAGGGGTTGACGCGGGAGATGCCCGCGGCGGCCGCGGCGTTTACGCACCTCGGCATGCTCGCGGTCCTGGCCGTGCCGATCTACGTCGCGGACCGGCCGATCGGCCTGCTCAACATCGGCACGGTGGCGTCGCGGCACTGGGACGACGAGGACCTGCGGCTCGCGTCGCTGATCGCGGACCGCGCCGGGGCGGCCATCCAAAACGCGCGGCTCATCGAAGCGGAACGGACCGCCCGGCGGGACGCCGAGCGCACGGCGGCGCGGACGGCGCGGCTGCAGCGCGTCACGGCCGCGCTCTCCGAGGCCCTGACGGTCACCCGGGTCGCCGAGGTGATCTTGGAGCAAGGCACCGAGGCCGTCGGCGCGGCCGCTGGTTCCGTCTCGCTCCTCAGCCCCGACGGCGAGACCCTGGACCTCCTCCGCGCCGTCGGGTATCCGACGTCCACCGTCGATACGTGGCTGCGCGCGCCGCTGCCGGTCCAGGCCGTCTTGGCCGAGGTCGTCCGGCGCGGCGAGCCGATCTTCTTGGAGTCGGCGGATGCGCAGCAGGCAGGGTTTCCGGCGGCGGTGCCCGCGGCGTTCCAGCCGTTTGCAGGGCCGCGGGCCGTGCTCCCGCTCGTCATCGGCACCCGGATGCTGGGCGTCATGTCGATGGCCTTCGCGTCGCATCGGTCCCTGGATGAAGAGGAACGAGGCTTCATTGCGACCCTCGCCGGCCAATGCGCCCAGGCTCTGGAACGGGCCCGGCTGTACGAGCGCGAACGCCGGGTCGCCGAGACGCTGCAGCGGAGCCTGCTGCCGGCCGGGCTGCCCGAGGTGCCTGGGATCCAGATCGCGGCGCGCTATCTGCCCGCAGGTCCGGAGGCGCGGGTCGGCGGCGACTGGTACGACGCGCTGGCGCTGGCGGACGGCCGGCTCGCGCTGGTCATCGGCGACGTCGTGGGCCACGGCATCCCCGCGGCCTCGGTCATGGGCCGGCTCCGCAACGCGCTGCGGGCCTATGCGGCGGAGGTCTCCTCGCCCGAAGAGGTGGTGCGCAGGCTGAACGGCCTCCTCGAGCGCGGCGAGAGCGCCACCCTCGTCTATCTCGTGCTCGACCCGACAACGAGGACGCTGACCTATGCGAACGCCGGGCACATGCCGCCGCTGGTCATCGGCCCTCACGGCCGGGCGGAATTCTTGGGCGGGGCGTCCCCGGCCCTCTACCGGCTGCCCGTGCCGTACCGTGAGTTCACGGCCACGGTCCCGGAGGGATCCACGATCGTCCTGTACACCGACGGACTGGTAGAAGACCGCGCCCGGCGCACCATCGATGAGGGGCTCGCCCGGCTGCAGGCGACCGCAGAACAGGCGCGGGGGGCCTCGGCGGAATTTCTTGTCGAGCGCATCGTGTCTGCGCAGACGGCCGGGCGCGCGCTCGAGGACGACGTGGCCGTGCTCGTCGTGTCGCTCGAGCCGGCCGCGGATCGGGCCCTGAGCCTGCGGGTGCCGGCGGTCCCGGAGTCTGCGCAGGTGGTCCGGCGGAGCCTCTGGCGGTGGCTCACCGTGCTGGACGTGGACCCGCGCCGCCGGGAGGAGATCGTCGCGGCCTCGGGCGAGGCGTGCAACAACGCCATCGAGCACGCCTACAACGCCGCGGATGCGCACTTTTCCTTCGAGGCCGCCCGCGAGGACGACGACGTCGTGATCCTCGTGCGCGACCAAGGGCAATGGCGGCCACCGCGCCCCGGCCACAACGGCTTCGGCTTCACCCTGATGCGGGGGTTGATGGACGCGGTGGAGGTCGACCGGCGTTCCGACGGCACCACCGTCAGGTTGCGGCGGCGGGTCCGGCCGGAGGTGCGGGCGTGACGCCGTGGGCGCAGGTCCGGCACCGGACGGACGACGGGGTCCCGATCGTGGCGCTTGAGGGCGAGGTCGATCTCGCCAACGTCCCGGAGCTGCAGAACAAGATCCTGCAGCACGTCCCGAATACGGCGGTCGGCCTGGTGCTGGATCTCTCAGGCGCCACCTACATGGACAGCTCCGGCGTGCATCTCCTCGTGGAGCTGGCCGACCGGCTGCGGAGCCGCCGGCAACGCCTGGCCGTCGTGGCCGCGGCCGCGTCGTTTGTGCGCCGGGTCATCGAGTTGAGCCAGATTCCCACCATCATCACGGTCGAGGCGGATGTGGAACCCGCGCTCGCCCACGTCCGCGGTCCGAAGACTCGGCCGTAGCCCGGCGCGCTCCCGCCGCGCCGACCCCGGGCGCTCCGTTCTTCCAGGGCTGTCCGAACCGTTCCCGGCTCGCGACCTCGTCGAGCGCCTTCCGCTGTTTCTTCCCCCGGCCGCCCGGCCGGGCCGGGTAGCCGAACGGCACGACCGCGAGTAGCTCGAACTCGTCCGGGATGCCGAGCAGGGATTTGATCTCCCGCATGCCGAGGAAGCCGACCCAGTTGGAGCCGATGCCCTCCGACCACGCCGTGAGCATCATCGACTGAATCGCGCGGCTGCCGTCGGAGACGCCGAACTTCGATGCCCGCTCGACGGCGACGGCCACCGCCAGCGGCGCCTGCGCGATGTACGGGCCGTACCTCGCGAGGGCGCCGAGCCGGCGGAGGGTGTCCCGATTCTCCACGACGATGAAATGCCACGGCTGGCCGTTCTGGCTGCTGCCGGTGAGGCGTCCCGCGTCGACGATCCGCCGCACGACGTCCGGCGGCACAGGCGCGTCGCGGTAGCTGCGCACCGCCAGGATCGTGCGCACCGCGTCAAAGAGGTCCATGGGCTCCCTCAGCCCTCCATGGGATGCGTCATGTCTTCCGGCCGCACCCACCGATCGAACTGCTCTCCCGTCACGAAGCCGAGGGCCAGCGCGGCCTCGCGCAGGCTCGTGTTCTCGTGGTGGGCTCTGAGCGCGATCTTGGCCGCCTTCTCGTAGCCGATGTGGGGGCTCAACGCCGTGACCAGCATGAGCGACTGCTCGACGTGCTCGCGGATGCGCGCCTCGTTGGGCTCGATGCCCGCGGCGCAGTGCACGGTGAACGAGCGGCAGCCGTCGGCCAGCAGCGCCGCCGACTCGAGGACGTTGTGGAGCATCACGGGCTTGAACACGTTCAACTGGAAGTTGCCCTGCGAATCGGCGAATGCGACGGCGTGGTCGTTGCCGTAGACCTGCACGCACACCATAGTCAGCGCTTCGCTCTGCGTGGGATTGATCTTGCCGGGCATGATCGACGACCCCGGCTCGTTCTCCGGGATCAGCAGTTCGCCGAGCCCCGCGCGGGGCCCCGACGCGTACCAGCGCACGTCGTTGGCGATCTTCATGAGTGAGGCGGCCAGCGTGCGCAGCGATGCGCTGACGTTCACCATCGCCTCGTGCGCCGAGAGGGCGGCGAACTTGTTCGGCGCGGAGACGAAGGCCCGGCCGGTCAGGCCGGCGATCTTGCGCGCGGCCACCTCGCCGAAGCGGGCGGGGGCGTTGAGGCCGGTGCCGACGGCGGTCCCGCCGATGGCCAGTTCGTAGACCCCCGGCAGCGCACACCGGATCGTCGAGCGCGCATCGTCCAGCTGCGCGACCCAGCCCGAGAGGACCTGGCCGAGCGTGATCGGGGTGGCGTCCTGCAGGTGCGTGCGGCCGATCATCACGACGGCGGCGTAGGCGGATGCCTTCTCGGCCAGCACGTCGCGCAGTCCGGCGACGGCCGGGAGCAGAACGTCTTCGACCTGTTCCGCCGTGGCGATGTGCATCGCCGTGGGGAAGGTGTCGTTCGACGACTGGCTCCGGTTGACGTCGTCGTTCGGGTGAATCGGCTTTTTCGAGCCGATCACCCCGCCCGCGAGTTGAATCGCGCGGTTGGCGATCACCTCGTTCGCGTTCATGTTGGACTGCGTGCCCGAACCGGTCTGGAACACGACGAGCGGAAACTCGTCGTCGAGCGCGCCGCTCACGACGTCGTCGGCCGCGCGCACGATGAGTTCGACCTTGTCCGCGGGCAGCTGCCCGAGCTCGAGGTTGGCGAGCGCGCAGCCCTTCTTCAACAGACCCAGGGCGCGGATCACGGGCCGGCCCATCCGAAACCGGTCGACCCCAATCGGAAAGTTCTCGATCGATCGCTGCGTTTGGGCGCCCCAGAGGCGGGCGGCGGGGACCCGCACCTCCCCGAGGGAGTCCGTTTCCACCCGGATGTCGCCGCCCGGACGCGGCGCCTGACGCGCCGTGTCCGGCCGTGCCCCGTCTGGCGCGGGATCTCCGGCCGCCTCCGGGCGGCCTCCTGCCGTGCCGCCCGTTCCGCGTGCGGGGGCTGCGCTCATCGTTCCGTATCCTCCTTCTCGCGGTGCCACGCGTCCGCAATGATAACCGCGATGAGCGCGACGAGCGGCGCCGCCACCGCCCGCATCGACCATCGGTATTCCGCGAAACCGCCCACGAGCGCGCCGAAGAGGTAGACGGCCCACAGGCCCGTCATGAGCGCGGTGCCCGGCGGCCCTCCCGCCGGGCGCGGGACGGCCGGCGCCGGGCCGCCCAATGCGGCCGCCGCGCGCGCGTTCCACCGGTCGAGCAGGTCGCCGGCCGTGTCGGTCGCGAGGCTGGTGAGCGTCCCCGTCACGTATGTGGTGGCGACCCGCTGCTCGCCGACGCGCCGCACCGCCGCGCTCTGGATCCCCATCGCCGCCGAGAGCAGCGCGATCAACCAGTAGGCCGCGGGGTCGCCGACGTGCCCGCGCGGCGCGCCGAAGAGCGCCCATGCCGCCATCGCCGCGGCCAGCACGGCCGCCTCGAGGCCGAGTCCCGATGAGGACCGCCCGCCCCGCATGGCCGCGGTCCCGGCGCCGGCGCCGGCGACAAACGCCGCGATCGCCACGGCGTCATGCAGGGCTTGGGCCCACGCCGCCCGGCCGATGGACAGCCCCAAGAGAATGGTATTGCCCGTCATATTCGCCGTAAAGAGGCCGAGCATCAGATAGCCGACGGCATCGAGGCAGCCGGCGGCGCCCGCCAGCAGCAGCACAAGCCGTCGCCGTGGAACCGCCGGGGTGCCGTGCGCCATCGCGCCGTACTTCGCACGCCGGCCGGGCGAGTCCTGGAGGAGAAGCCTCCACGGCGCAAGAAACTCTGTGCGCCGCCCAGGCAATCGTGACGCGTGGCGTACACCGCCGCCTCAAGGAGGCACGTACATGAGTCGTCGTCTTGCTGCTCTGGGGCTCGCCGCCGCGCTTGCGCTCGGCGTCGCGGTCGCCGCGCCGGCCCCGGTTCCCGCCCAAACCAAGCTGGTGATGGCGTTCGTGCCGTCCGGGGAAGCGCGGACGATCCTCGAATCGGGCAACCGCATCGCGCATCTGCTCGAGATGGCGACCGGGTACCAGTTCCAGACCTTTGTGGCGACGAGTTATGCCGGGGTCATCGAGGCGATGGGCGCCAACCGGGCCGACATCGGCTGGCTGAACACGTTCTCGTACGTGATCGCCCACCAGAAATATGGCGTCGAGGTGCGGCTGGTCACGGTCCGATTCGGTCTGCCGTACTACAGGGCGGAGATCATCACGCAGTCCAATTCCGGCATCAACGGGCTCGCCGATCTGCGCGGCAAGCGCTTCGCCTACGTGGATCCCGCGAGCACCTCGGGCTACCTCTTCCCGGTCGCCGGGCTGAAGAAGGCCGGCTACGATCCGCAGACGTTTTTCGGCCAGACGGTCTTTGCCGGCTCACACAACAACGTGGTCCTCGCCGTCTACCAAGGCCGCGTGGACGCGGGGTCCGTGTTCGAAGACGCGCGGGCCACGGTGCAGAAGAGCCTGCCCGACGTGATGCAGAAGGTGAAGGTGGTGTGGAAGTCGGATCCGATCCCGAACGACACGGTCAGCGTCCGGAGGGGGCTCCCCGAGGACGTCAAAGCGAAGGTCACCAACGCCCTGCTCCGGTTCTCACAGACCCCGGCCGGACTCGACGCGCTCAAGTCGCTGTACGAGATCGAGGCGCTGGCGGATTACAATCTGCTCGTGACCAAGTACAAGATCCACGCCGCGAACCTCGACGCGTTCTTTGACCCGGTGCGGGACGTGCAGCGATACGTGGGTCTGACGCCGTAGCGGTCCCCGTTCGC
This portion of the bacterium genome encodes:
- a CDS encoding SpoIIE family protein phosphatase, yielding EAAELGGRKVFEFHHPDDVRRAVAEYEAMVAAPGSQTTVRLRARHKDGSWRWIESIRKNLLHDPAVGAIVVTCRDITTRRADEAQRARRQRYAEFLERFTMDFSRYREPAALFSEIARRCTELLGEWSSIASIAPGEPHLRFEAVCHWDPQKVARFREVVEASPLRVDDPTIRAVLEQRGPVAFERDDPAAQGLTREMPAAAAAFTHLGMLAVLAVPIYVADRPIGLLNIGTVASRHWDDEDLRLASLIADRAGAAIQNARLIEAERTARRDAERTAARTARLQRVTAALSEALTVTRVAEVILEQGTEAVGAAAGSVSLLSPDGETLDLLRAVGYPTSTVDTWLRAPLPVQAVLAEVVRRGEPIFLESADAQQAGFPAAVPAAFQPFAGPRAVLPLVIGTRMLGVMSMAFASHRSLDEEERGFIATLAGQCAQALERARLYERERRVAETLQRSLLPAGLPEVPGIQIAARYLPAGPEARVGGDWYDALALADGRLALVIGDVVGHGIPAASVMGRLRNALRAYAAEVSSPEEVVRRLNGLLERGESATLVYLVLDPTTRTLTYANAGHMPPLVIGPHGRAEFLGGASPALYRLPVPYREFTATVPEGSTIVLYTDGLVEDRARRTIDEGLARLQATAEQARGASAEFLVERIVSAQTAGRALEDDVAVLVVSLEPAADRALSLRVPAVPESAQVVRRSLWRWLTVLDVDPRRREEIVAASGEACNNAIEHAYNAADAHFSFEAAREDDDVVILVRDQGQWRPPRPGHNGFGFTLMRGLMDAVEVDRRSDGTTVRLRRRVRPEVRA
- a CDS encoding STAS domain-containing protein translates to MTPWAQVRHRTDDGVPIVALEGEVDLANVPELQNKILQHVPNTAVGLVLDLSGATYMDSSGVHLLVELADRLRSRRQRLAVVAAAASFVRRVIELSQIPTIITVEADVEPALAHVRGPKTRP
- a CDS encoding nitroreductase family protein — encoded protein: MDLFDAVRTILAVRSYRDAPVPPDVVRRIVDAGRLTGSSQNGQPWHFIVVENRDTLRRLGALARYGPYIAQAPLAVAVAVERASKFGVSDGSRAIQSMMLTAWSEGIGSNWVGFLGMREIKSLLGIPDEFELLAVVPFGYPARPGGRGKKQRKALDEVASRERFGQPWKNGAPGVGAAGARRATAESSDRGRGRARVPHPPRP
- the fumC gene encoding class II fumarate hydratase: MSAAPARGTGGTAGGRPEAAGDPAPDGARPDTARQAPRPGGDIRVETDSLGEVRVPAARLWGAQTQRSIENFPIGVDRFRMGRPVIRALGLLKKGCALANLELGQLPADKVELIVRAADDVVSGALDDEFPLVVFQTGSGTQSNMNANEVIANRAIQLAGGVIGSKKPIHPNDDVNRSQSSNDTFPTAMHIATAEQVEDVLLPAVAGLRDVLAEKASAYAAVVMIGRTHLQDATPITLGQVLSGWVAQLDDARSTIRCALPGVYELAIGGTAVGTGLNAPARFGEVAARKIAGLTGRAFVSAPNKFAALSAHEAMVNVSASLRTLAASLMKIANDVRWYASGPRAGLGELLIPENEPGSSIMPGKINPTQSEALTMVCVQVYGNDHAVAFADSQGNFQLNVFKPVMLHNVLESAALLADGCRSFTVHCAAGIEPNEARIREHVEQSLMLVTALSPHIGYEKAAKIALRAHHENTSLREAALALGFVTGEQFDRWVRPEDMTHPMEG
- a CDS encoding YoaK family protein — protein: MAHGTPAVPRRRLVLLLAGAAGCLDAVGYLMLGLFTANMTGNTILLGLSIGRAAWAQALHDAVAIAAFVAGAGAGTAAMRGGRSSSGLGLEAAVLAAAMAAWALFGAPRGHVGDPAAYWLIALLSAAMGIQSAAVRRVGEQRVATTYVTGTLTSLATDTAGDLLDRWNARAAAALGGPAPAVPRPAGGPPGTALMTGLWAVYLFGALVGGFAEYRWSMRAVAAPLVALIAVIIADAWHREKEDTER
- a CDS encoding phosphate/phosphite/phosphonate ABC transporter substrate-binding protein codes for the protein MSRRLAALGLAAALALGVAVAAPAPVPAQTKLVMAFVPSGEARTILESGNRIAHLLEMATGYQFQTFVATSYAGVIEAMGANRADIGWLNTFSYVIAHQKYGVEVRLVTVRFGLPYYRAEIITQSNSGINGLADLRGKRFAYVDPASTSGYLFPVAGLKKAGYDPQTFFGQTVFAGSHNNVVLAVYQGRVDAGSVFEDARATVQKSLPDVMQKVKVVWKSDPIPNDTVSVRRGLPEDVKAKVTNALLRFSQTPAGLDALKSLYEIEALADYNLLVTKYKIHAANLDAFFDPVRDVQRYVGLTP